One Oryza sativa Japonica Group chromosome 8, ASM3414082v1 DNA window includes the following coding sequences:
- the LOC4345931 gene encoding phosphatidylinositol/phosphatidylcholine transfer protein SFH6, which translates to MSVIHAEDIEISLCDGNSEDERRRRRIGSNLRRKAIHAIKKRGRRRVDCRFPPAISIEDVRDAEEERAVAAFHDRLAAHGLLPDKHDDYHMMLRFLKARKFDIDRAMQMWADMLKWREEFGADTILQDFDFHELDEVLRYYPQGYHGVDREGRPVYIERLGKVDPNKLMQITSVDRYIKYHVQEFERAFRERFPACTLAAKRHIDSTTTILDVQGVGFKNFSKTARELINRMQKIDSDYYPETLHQMFVVNAGSGFKLIWNSVKGFLDPKTSSKIHVLGSNYQSRLLEVIDSSELPDFLGGSCSCSDKGGCLGSNKGPWNDPFILKLIHNLEAGCVREIKPVSDGEERSSSSLRLEQPKWQGMISDISNAESGSDVDDFGSFFQKGVDYGYLTPVHEEVRGTDSLTYYSCDDQTRRDIAPESCKGVQATGMVQNQLPDNRQPSTNRNPHDSGNNGHLDGAFARRSLQNYIQVVVTTFIKLLSFLRLFISRPVRRLENVHSCTVPVPSEEKPEPRSIRDDDMTMCLQRLDSLESLCNHLASRPPEIPREKEHMLLNSFERIKCIEADLERTKRVLHATVVKQKALVETLEAVQESSRARKRLFCS; encoded by the exons CTTCGCCGGAAGGCCATCCACGCGATCAAgaagcgcggccggcggcgcgtcgACTGCCGCTTCCCGCCGGCCATCTCCATCGAGGACGTCCgcgacgccgaggaggagcgcgctgtcgccgccttccacgaccgcctcgccgcccacgGCCTCCTCCCCGACAAGCATGACGACTACCACATGATGCTGAG GTTCTTGAAGGCCAGGAAGTTTGATATCGACAGGGCAATGCAGATGTGGGCAGACATGCTGAAATGGAGGGAAGAGTTCGGAGCTGACACAATCCTTCAG GATTTTGATTTTCATGAACTGGATGAAGTGCTGCGCTACTACCCTCAGGGCTACCACGGTGTCGACCGGGAGGGCCGCCCAGTGTACATCGAGAGGCTCGGCAAGGTCGACCCGAACAAGCTCATGCAGATCACCTCGGTGGACCGCTACATCAAGTACCATGTTCAGGAGTTTGAGAGGGCCTTCAGGGAGAGGTTTCCTGCCTGCACATTGGCGGCAAAGAGGCACATTgattccaccaccaccatcttgGATGTTCAGGGAGTG GGATTTAAGAATTTCTCAAAGACTGCGAGGGAGCTTATCAACCGAATGCAGAAGATAGACAGTGACTATTACCCTGAG ACATTACATCAAATGTTTGTCGTGAACGCCGGCAGCGGGTTCAAGTTGATCTGGAATAGCGTGAAGGGCTTTCTGGACCCAAAAACTTCATCCAAGATTCAT GTTCTTGGTTCGAATTACCAGAGTAGACTTCTTGAAGTAATTGATTCCAG TGAGTTACCGGACTTCCTCGGTGGGTCATGCTCATGCAGTGACAAGGGTGGTTGTCTTGGGTCGAATAAAGGCCCATGGAATGATCCTTTCATTTTGAAG CTGATACACAATTTGGAGGCTGGTTGCGTCAGAGAGATCAAGCCAGTGTCTGACGGTGAAGAAAGAAGCAGCTCATCCCTTCGGTTGGAGCAGCCGAAG TGGCAGGGCATGATTAGCGACATATCAAATGCTGAGTCAGGGTCAGACGTTGATGATTTTGGTTCTTTCTTTCAGAAAGGTGTTGACTATGGTTACCTCACTCCAGTCCATGAGGAA GTAAGGGGAACAGATTCTTTGACTTACTATAGCTGTGATGACCAGACTCGTCGAGATATAGCTCCTGAATCTTGTAAGGGAGTGCAAGCTACTGGAATGGTGCAGAATCAGCTACCTGATAACAGGCAACCCTCCACAAATCGGAACCCACATGACTCAG GAAACAATGGTCACTTGGATGGTGCATTTGCTCGAAGGAGTTTGCAAAATTATATTCAAGTTGTTGTCACAACCTTTATCAAGCTACTCTCCTTCCTCCGTCTCTTCATCTCCAGACCAGTGAGGAGGCTCGAGAATGTCCATTCTTGTACCGTACCTGTCCCATCTGAAGAAAAGCCAGAGCCTCGATCTATACGTGATGATGATATGACCATGTGCTTACAACGTCTTGACAGTCTCGAATCTTTGTGTAACCATCTAGCCAGCAGGCCACCAGAGATACCCAGAGAGAAAGAGCATATGCTACTGAACTCTTTTGAGCGGATCAAATGCATTGAGGCTGACCTGGAGAGGACCAAAAGA GTGCTGCACGCAACGGTGGTGAAGCAGAAAGCGCTTGTGGAGACTCTGGAAGCTGTACAGGAGTCATCAAGAGCTAGG AAGAGATTGTTTTGTTCATAG